The Naumannella cuiyingiana DNA window AACGTCTCCCGGCTGGGCAGGAAGTGGGCCAGCATCGCCTCCGGAACCCCGACCACCGCATCGGCGCGGGTCACGCTGATGGTGGTCATGTCGAGGCGGCCGTCGGTCGGATAGGTACGCACATCGCTCAGCTCGACCACCGGGCTGCCGTCGGCGGCATTGCCGAGCACGTCGACGGTGCCGCCGGGGCTGTAGACGACGAACGGCACGGGCAGCACCGCCAGCGCGACGGCGAAGCCGACGAAGAGGACCGCGGAGACCAGCGCGGTCAGGGTCTGGCGCGTCACCTCAGACCCCCGGCCAGGTCGATGCGCCCCCGGCCCAGGTCTGTTCCTTCCAGATCGGCACCTGCTCCTTCAGGGTGTCGATCAGGTCGGCGCAGGCGGCGAGCGCCGGGGCCCGGTGCACGGCCGCGCAGGCGACCACCACGGCGATGTCGCCGACGCGCAGCGAGCCGGTACGGTGCTCGACCGCGACGCCGCGAACGTCGTGACGGGAGGCGACCTCGGCGGCAACCCGGGCCAGTTCGTCCGCCGCAGCCGGATGCGCGGTGTAGGTCAGGCCGGTGACCTCGCCGGGGCCGGTGGCCTCGTCGGTGTCGCGGACCGTGCCGACGAACAGCCCGAGCCCGCCGCACGCCGGATCGGCGACGGCGTCGATGACGCTCGCGACGTCGATCGGTTCGGGGCCGAGGCGAACGCCCAGGACCCGCTCGGGAAGGCTCGTTGACACGCGCCGACCATACCCGTTGCGGCGGGCTCGGGCCCGCACGCCGGGCCCGTCGCCCGGCGGCCCTGCGGCGCGTTTGCGCCATGGGGTTGAATGGATCAGACCGACCCGATCAGGAGAGTCTTCGATGTCCGACCAGCCCGGCCCGCCCGATCCGGACCACAACGACGACGAGAACCGGCCCGACGACGCCCGTGGCGAGCAGCCGGGCGACGACCGGAACCCGGGCGAGGATTCCGAGGCCGCCCAGCGGGAGTCGCTCGAGGCGCTGTTCCAGCAGTTCGGGGCGAGCGGCGATCTTTCCCAGTTGGTGGCCCAGGTCCAGCAGATGCTCGGCCAGATGGGCCTCGGCGCCCCGGGCGCGGGCGGCGCGATGGCGAACCCGGGCGGCGGCATCGGCTTCCGGATGCCGGGCACCCAGCCGCCCGGCGCCGTCGGCGAGGACGGGGTGAACTGGCAGTTGGTGCGCGATGTCGCCCGCAAGACGGCGGCCAGCCAGGGCGAGGATCCGACCCCGGGACGGCAGCGGCGCGAGCAGGTGGCGGATGCGGTACGCCTGGCGCAGTCCTGGCTGGACGAGGCGACCGCGCTGCCGGCCTCCTCGCCGCAGGCCCAGGCCTGGAGTCGGGCCGAGTGGATCGAGAAGACCCTCGAGGTCTGGCAGCGGCTGGTCTCGCCGGTGGCGAGCAGCATGGCCGATGCGATGGCCGAGACGATGTCGCTGCCGGCCGATGCGCCGGAGGCGCAGATGCTGGCCGGCATGGAGCAGATGCTCAAGCCGATGCTGCGGACCAGCGGCGCGCACATGTTCGGGTTGCAGGCGGGCCAGTCGATCGGGCGGCTGGCCGGCGCGGTGCTCGGCGGGACCGACAACGGGCTGCCGCTGTTGCCCAGCTCCGAGGTCGCGCTGCTGCCGGCCAACATCGAGGCCTTCGCCGACGGGCTCGAGTCCGGCGCCGACGATGTGGTGATCTATCTGGCGCTGCGGGAGGCGGCCCGCCAGCGGCTGTTCGCCCATGCGGCCTGGCTCGGGCCGCAGGTGCTCGCGCTCGTCGAGGCGTACGCCCGAGAGATCACCATCGACACCTCACGCCTGGAGGA harbors:
- a CDS encoding molybdenum cofactor biosynthesis protein MoaE, with protein sequence MSTSLPERVLGVRLGPEPIDVASVIDAVADPACGGLGLFVGTVRDTDEATGPGEVTGLTYTAHPAAADELARVAAEVASRHDVRGVAVEHRTGSLRVGDIAVVVACAAVHRAPALAACADLIDTLKEQVPIWKEQTWAGGASTWPGV
- a CDS encoding zinc-dependent metalloprotease produces the protein MSDQPGPPDPDHNDDENRPDDARGEQPGDDRNPGEDSEAAQRESLEALFQQFGASGDLSQLVAQVQQMLGQMGLGAPGAGGAMANPGGGIGFRMPGTQPPGAVGEDGVNWQLVRDVARKTAASQGEDPTPGRQRREQVADAVRLAQSWLDEATALPASSPQAQAWSRAEWIEKTLEVWQRLVSPVASSMADAMAETMSLPADAPEAQMLAGMEQMLKPMLRTSGAHMFGLQAGQSIGRLAGAVLGGTDNGLPLLPSSEVALLPANIEAFADGLESGADDVVIYLALREAARQRLFAHAAWLGPQVLALVEAYAREITIDTSRLEELMGSTGGALDSETLQRIAEQLQDNSLFTPARTPEQERILERLETLLALVEGWVDDVVEVAAERWLPQAGALAETMRRRRGAGGPAEDTLATLVGLELRPRRVREAAQLWQVLRQRSGADAREAAWTHPDLLPSTADLADPLGYTPGGQAAESGDDLDAELAKLLDSDDERGSDAEDR